A region of the Styela clava chromosome 1, kaStyClav1.hap1.2, whole genome shotgun sequence genome:
TATCTCCGTTCCGCATCGATTAAAGCCACAAAGTTGGAAGCTACCGTGGAAACGTACAAAACGAAATTGAAAGAACTGGGTGATTTGAGAGGACAGGTATCTAGAATATTACATGTTTGCTCTTAATATAATCTCTTAGACAAGCTATCAGTTAGTATAATGGAAGCTTCTCTGGCAAAGAACCAGACGCATAAAAAATCCCCAAAAAATTAGTAGCTTTTtgtttagatcagtggtttccaacctttcaTGCTGATCATTTCAGTAGTATTTATAGTATGGGACTAaagaaaacttgaaattttttttatataagagaaagtatacaaacaaaattccattaaaattaattttaagcCTATCCTTGTGGCCCCCTCAACCTGCTCAGTGGCTTCCCCAGGGAGCTATAAAGACCCAGTTAGGAACCGTGGGTCTTGATAAAGCTATTTGTGTGAAACATTTCACAATCAGTTATTACTTGTCGTGAGACTTTTTTTTGAGTGTAGGATGTAAAAAACATGCATGGAAACATTTTGATAAATAAGGATTTTCCTTTATTTTTTCAGGTTAAACTCTTAGAAGATAAGAACACTTCGTTTATGGAACAAACCGTTCAACTTGAGGAAGAATTGAGAAAAGCAAACGCAGCCCGAGTGCAATTGGATACGTATAAGAGACAGGTAAATAGTAAATAGACTTTTATCAAGGTTTTTGCatagtaaataaaaatgttaggGCGTGGGCGGGCTAATTATGTCCTGCTGGCCGGATCCAGCCAACCTAAATGTTTCATCCGCCCCACTTGTGTTTCTGCTGAAATTACAACTAAATGTTACAGACATAAAATACCGCTAAAAATATCTTTCCTTTGACAAAGCTCTGAGTGAATTCTCTGATGCTCAAAAAAGACCTTTTGAATCAAAATGTTGACGAATTCTTGTTGGACTCTAAgtggatcattttgttattatgtttttgtgtttttctCCTCGTTATGAAAAACGCTTTTCCCTTCAACTACTGGagcaattgctttgaaattttcagtggttaaagattattGTTTCtcatgaatcctatgagatctgatatctGTGCAAAGtttttattcatgggaacacaGTTTTTATTCTGCCATGCGTGACTGCCTACGTCAAGGCCATCCCCAGTTTCTATAATGCGAACATCTGTACTCAGCTACTCAACTGGCATActgcggtccgaatccggaccttttgaGTATTTGATCCATACTGCAccaaattctttattttggatcattgaACCCATCTTGGACATGTGAAGGTTtccttttattaaaaataactttATAGTTTTGAAGGGTATTTTATAATTTGCTCATATTTACACCTGACCATATATGGAGCGGACtgtaacgccataataaacaactCCAATAGCCCTATCTTGATTAGAGAAAAATTATTAACCGGCCGAGAAAGAACATgtttaaaaatgtgaaaatgtAATTTCTGGAAAGATTGAACTCCAGTAATTTGAAGATTTGTATGCCAATCTTTGAGTCGCCCCCTGGTGCACCTtcttgttcatatatttgacctTTGCCCTCTCGTCTTTCTCCAGGTATTAGATCTTCACAATAAATTATCAGAAGAGACAAGGAGAGCAGATAAAGCAGAATTCGAAGTGAAAACAAGATCGGAGAAAATCAAGAATCTTGAAGCAGAGAAAGAGGTAAAGTTTCACTCCTAAATAGGCTCTGGTCAAGCAGTATTTCAGTCCTGCTGCTGCTCAGAGTTGTTAAGTCGAGGTAAGGGATATCCAGGAAATTGCATTTATTTAAATTCTGGAgcaaaaaagtataaaatatgACATTGTACAAGAAATCAAAAAAAATCCCTGTAATGAGGGTTATGGATGAATTTTGCATATTTCACGGAAAAATTTTTCAAGGATGGAATTCGTACCCCTCATTATAAGGATTATAATTGGTTTCTTGTACAATGTTTCAAAGCGGAAAAAGAGGTAAAATTTCACTCTGAAATAGGCTCTAGACTAGTTTTTATGTGATTTGGGGGCCGGTTAGActgaaaaaacaccaaaactgAACTAGGGTCAGATAGGTGAAGTTTTACTCTGAAATAGCACAGACATGGGACTCAGAGACAGGGGTGGGAAGAAGAGACAACATCTTGGCCAAGAAGTTTCAAACTCGGgggtttctgaaatttctaaagctacgaaaaattgctatgtttggtacagaaaatttttttttttcacatttcaaagaAATCCCTTCCTCTGGCACAGCCCCTGTTTCGACTTTTGACTCCAGGCTGTTACTGAtggttttaaaataatattcttcaaTACTACTTATTACTTCACTGTCATTATCTGAACTGCAGCCTACAGGCTTTGCAGACTTTTTCACTCATTTAATTTGAATAAGGCTTTGTATGAGCGACATACATAAGTAGCTTCATATACTGGAAGGACTGGAAACTTTCAGGCTTTACATTACATCAAGGAAGAGCAAGGTTTTTGGGACCAGGGGTTAAAAATTCagcccatctagactggcgggccatgtatgTGTGACactaaaagttacattttattaacaatatttacagtgttacgaaagcaaaagtggaaaacaaaaagcatcgtgcaaaaactaaatttaaccgcaatctcaacaaattccttgagctattttttaactaaaacatctaaatttggttttagtttggttgtggcagcattagacgtgccagattgaattacccaacaggccggatttggcctTTGGGCTGTATTTTGTTCATGTCAGCTCTGTATTATCAGTCCCCCAACCGAGTCCCCCAGCTAACTTTATAAATTAGATGATAATATtcttattttatatcaaattttccaTTACAGAGATTATCTATTGAACGGGACTCCTTGCAAGAAACCAATGATGAATTGCAAATGACCTCTCATCAACAAGGGTCAAAGAGCGTGACCCAGGAAACATTATTAGGAAGTGGTGATTCTGGTTCTGATGGATTCAGCATGAATCCTTTAGAAATGAAGTAAGTTGGGAATGTGTATTGAGAAATGGTTCATGTGTTCTAGTCCCATGCATTCGTCAGTTATgccttcttccaccatcaagtccatgcacgGAAAAACAGATGACTGGCTAattaatctcatacccgacatggactggtaacctgacgagaggccgtggtttgtcatatgattaagccgtcttatcggcttccctctcctctggataaatatgtaaatcctatcataacAGGATGGCTTATTAGTTAATGCTAAACATAAATATGTTGGTGTCTACCTTGATTGGTAATTTAGTTATTGCCTGTCACTTTGCTCatagaaaaatcattttgtcCTCTTAGCAAATGTACGTGATCTCGCTTTGAGTAAGTTTTCTAAATATTTGTATGCATGATGTTTGCAAAATATCGGTGGATGACCTTCCAGTCTGAGGGCTTTATTATATATCCTAGCAATGCATGTTATCGCATGTTCAAATCTCATCCCGTCACCTAGCCCAGGGTGTAATTTGTAATATATCGGGGAGTCAATGCTGAAGGTTAAAGATAGCGGCGTTTCTAAAAATGATAGTGGCTGCTCATACGAAAACGTTTTTAATATCAAAAGTCTGGAATATAAGTTTTTACACAATAAATTTTTAACTTCTAGAGAGAAGTTGATCAGACTCCAACACGAGAACAAGATGTTGCAAGCTCGTCAAGTTGAATTGGGAGACGAACGAACAGCGGAACTTACGTCAAAACTAGAGGTCGCTAATGCACGAATTAATGAACTTGAAACAGAAACAAGGTAATGGCAAATTAGAGAATTCTTGTGAtatgatgaaaatatatttacagtAGCATTGCATTATGCTTGAGTTCGTGGATCGAAAATTGCttcaattactattgagcaaaactttaatacaaatatataaaataaaacaaaattatttgaagaaaataaaagtcgttttaggtttttgttgaaagaaattttttaGATGATTTAATTTTGGGTCACAACCAATAGGTTGTGACGGTGGGGCGTGCCCCACAAGGGAGAGGCGTGGActattttttgagggggcgtgaaactaattgaaaatatttgttagatttgatcttgcccgccttgtTTTGAgtatttacatttcttattttGTCTGCCGAAAACAACTGCACTATTTgaaataacaacaaattttgCTTGTCATTAAAACTTATTATTTATGTTCCATTCACGTATTTTTAAcgtgtttttaaataaaacatactttcaccaTACTATCTGTtaattgtagcttattgttagctagttattttgagGTGGAGTGCGAGATTTGTTAAATTCAAAAAAGGCGGGCGCGGCTTAAATAGTTTGATAACCACTGCCCTAAATAATTTTTCTTAGGCTAAGCAACCAAAGATCACTGGAACTCCAGAATCAAGTGAAAGATCTTCAGTCTGATCTGCAGGATAAAGGATCACAGTTGGAGGATGTAAGTTTAGACTTtacttattttattcaaatttaattcaatttgttgtccaaaaattgcaatatttgaACTTGAGATCTTCAACAGACTGTGCCTAGCATCGAGTTTAGCAACCCTAGCTTTTTTGTGATTGTGTCGAAGTCAAACTATAATGGCCCGCCAACTGTGTTATGCGCGGTGCTTGAAACGTGGTCCATAAATCACCAACGCCTACACAATTGTGGGTGCTCTTGTagggtgtgtaccaggttagggcataattttattcaggttttctttattttagttctattacgagttcggggactgactgtgttaaccaagtaaatacaccccctgcccataggtttcagtccctttacataacttgatgtaaagtatgcgaacaaaattagttacttccatattggtacacatacttctggagcgcccaattgTTTTGCTGACCGCTAGTCCATCATGTTCACCGACTGGTCGGTGAGCTCAAGATGACAGGATTAAATGTTGTTTACAGAATCCATGCGACATAAATCAAATAACCAGAGCCACGGTTGACAAGCATATTCCCTTATCCTGTATATATTTAGATTAGCAAAATGTTCGATTAGAAAAATGAAAGGAtgattttgtcaaatttggGCATGAATTGGgcaaaaaaatcacttttatctGCAACTAGTGtaccaatggacctttccccgagcatcgacttccttgtttacttcgtgacattggccaatcagcaaattacaaaaagtgacgtaacaatgctcccttttcgcatccgctcagacacttttctcactcagacagattttcaagcgtggtcgtaaacattacctcgttttcgcatttttgaactctattcgttagttttcagttgtgttttggaaacttaaatgtaaatcagataattcaatggtcaccctgtcttcctaggagttttaatttaattgcagtaataaaaattagtgtagaaatagctgtgatagagtaggctaaaattctttaccggtacttttaaaaaacaggttgttgtgtgcgatgaatcataattatggtttgaaacacataccccatttcacaggctccaactcgcaaaagcactcttaaaatacccccaaaaattttgcaatggtaaagtataggaagaatttttcgggggtcaaaggtcggggaaaggtccatcgaCTCAAAATTTTCAGTTCCTAAACATGGAAAGAGCTGTTAGAAGTCTTATAACTTTTACATTCATTCAAGTTTTTTGTTGTCCTACGGGACCTTCCAATACTTTTATTTGAAGGGGATCACTTTCtattccattcaaaattttcagtagaAGACGAAAAAGTCGCTAGGAGGCGATTACTTTTATTTCCTTTCGAATTTCCTTTTAGTTTTATGTATGGAATGCAATATTTTCcagcaattttatttattaaaggggaacactttttattccATATCGGTTGTCCGCTGATCATTATGGCAaaatttgggtgctcccgaagtatgcgaaccaagatggcggacatcggaacataacatgggtaacaggttagggttaggcgataatttttttccaattttccttattttagtcctattatcagttcgaagactatctaagagcctcccgtagtatttatacctaacattatggcctaaccctaacctagtacacatattacattccgatgtccgccatcttggttcgcatacttcgggagccccaatatGAGAATAATAATGGTGCCCTTGTGCTATAATGCCCAACCGATTCGAAGACTTTGTGTTCatattttgagcattgctcCCTTATTCCACAAAtgttataattgtattatttttttccaacctACAGCCTCATGTAAGTAGTAGTATCCACAAGTAGAGAGTGAAATCTGTGTGATAGATGAATAATGCTCACTAATTGAGTTCAACAATTTGCCTGAGTAGCTTGATTTGTTTATGAAGTATTTTGTACATCTGTTCTGAACAAGCATTCACTAATAAATTCTCGCATATAGGTTGACCCCTAAAAACAGTCCAAAAACAGCTTATTCACTAAAGTTAGCATATAAGCCGACactacaaatcgtaacacgccgTACCCACCTATCGCTGCAAATAGTTGTAAAAGAGAAATAGTGCGATCAGATTTATGCGCCTATAAGCATATTGTTTGTGACCGGCGACTCAAACATAGTTTGCTCTAACGCTGTGACCGCTAAGCAATCGAGCCCACCCACTGATTTATACATGTTTTAGATCTACCGGAATCTTCTGTTTGCGGCTTTGCCTCCTCAATTTGTGACACCTTTTTGAGTGAGGGGGGTATAAACTGGAGATCTGTAATCTGCAATTCCAACCAAGTTTGGTCCAAACTAATAGGCCATCTCAATTACTAATATACGGATTGACTTTGTTCAAATGAAACATTGCAAAACAGGATTTGTAAAAATTTGTTACAATGTTATTGAACCTCTTGTATTTCCTGAGCTCGAATTTTACTGCCCCCACCACTGCTTTTtggagccttgttcagagcaaatgTTTATTCTTCAATAACACTCAGACTATTCAGAAGTAggcaatttttttgtaatttgcgTGTAGTAATTTACATTGGCTTTGGTAGAGTAGTGGCACAATCGTTTGAATtcttgatttcaaaaataattcagaataattaatttatttcaaaaaattattatccAGGGCAATTGAAATCTTTTAAAATGGCTAAAAATGTCTTTAAAAACATTTGGAAAAGTGGAAAACACTAAATTAATCTCAAAATTCCTCCAATGACTTCTATGTATTCCTGGTGGAACATGACTCAATTAAAAATATGTTCGATATTCGCTAACAcaatgtatttgaaatagcTAGTAAATTGGTTTTAATCGGCCCTGGATTCTTGTTTTTACTGACTTTGTTAGCGTAGTGGTGTGATGTGTTCTATGTATTATCCAGTAGTAGATCAATTCGATATAATTGGACTATGCGACTATTTTAGATCAAAATCATGCTATTCGTTTAATTTGCCCAAAAAATCTCAATAAATCATGGCCAGAAATGATTTTTAATGTAAAAATTAGGAATTTATAATTGCCTTGAAAACATCAATTAGGCATattctgtttaaaataaatttacaacgagttataGGAGTGATTTGAATCTTGTTTGATAAGCTGCATTTCAGGGACACCCCTAGTTAATGCTTCATGGAAAAACACTTTTTAATGTCAAATGGGTTCTCTCAGCCAAATAATTTGTATCCGATACACCAGAGGTGTACAACAGGCGACCACAACCTGGCTttccaagccatttagtgtggcccttacCAACACTTGATTTTTTACCCATCAATCAAAAGTCCTAATTCGACAGTTTATGTTCAAAAAGTTGCTCGTCTTGGTAAAAATACTAAATGTTTTTGCTCTTGCGCTGCAGTAAATCTTTCGCTGTTTTGCCTGGTACCTGTATCACTTACTACAAGGCTAAGCAATAGTCGCATTCTCCTATCTTGCCTTTTCCGCATGGATAAACTTAAATTTTTGCGTGGCCCGACTGAATgcctgaagttggttatatggcccaccgacaaaaaatattGCACACCTCTGCTCTACACAATAATTCACTACACAAGCACAAGTAGTCACTGTTTGCTTAACACGCTAGTTTGCACCAGCTATCTGCACTGTGATTCAAGAGTCACGCTTACACAACTATATACTCATATCGCTTATTTCAAAATCCATCCTGCAACAGGACTCaggaactatttgaaaccaaaattcaaatttggtgCCAAACTATTTGGGTTTATATAACCGTGTTAGCCTTATTTTAACGATGTAGCAAGATCAGATTTCTCATGTGTTATTGataatgttttttcttttttttgaaaagttatTTTAGTCAAACTAATTCATATCGTTTTGTTTCAGAATGCTGCTTTGAGAAAGAAGTTAGAAGAACATTTGTAAGTATCTTCATGGTATCTTTAATTAGATTCAAAATTAGCAATATAGAAATCCTATTCAGAGCACTTTCAGGAGAAATTGCGAAGTACTTCATAAAACCATGCAATGAAACAATCATATATGACAAACATCGCAGAGAAATTGGTGCTCTCGAACTCGAAGCATATGCAtcaatatggcgcacaacctgaacatagtatctTTACCAAGatgggttcaggttgtgcgccatcttggaacACATACTTCTAGGAGAAGTTGTGAAGTATTTCATAAAACCATGCAATGCAACAATCATTTATGACAAACATCGCAGAGAAATTGGTGCTCTCGAACTCAAAGTATATGCAtcaatatggcgcacaaccggAACATAGTATCTTTACCAAgatagggttcaggttgtgcgccatcttggtacacatacttctgggccGCCGAGAAatcaatgaaaacaataaatttatatcgTTTTAGATGTGATTAACatacaaatatattaatttatattattttttacttgCCCCCAATTTAGACTGTATTTAATATCACTtagtcaaaattattttatcagaatgtattcggaatagtaaaatattctGTTTTGGCTATCTCTTGATTCAGCCTGGCCATAATATGCACTAAATTGTTCAACTACATTTCAGAGTCAAACTTCGAGATCGCGACTCAGAACTTCAGAACAAGAAAGCTTACATTGAAGAGATCGAACCTCAAGTATCGGCTGGCGATCGACAAGTCAATGAATTGAAAGAATTGCTGAAAAAGAAAGAAGATGATATGAGGAATATGGAGGAAAGGTAGGAATTACTTCTTTGGGATTTTCAAGATGTATGACGAACCACTGAACTGCAGGTTACAAAGTTTTTTTGGTGACATCCTCAAATGAcgaagaaattttgaaaattatacgaACTTTTCAATGACAAAAGCATCAATATAAAATTTGGGATTGAGTCTCAACTAAGGAGTTAATTACAAGTTAAGTCAACTACAAATTCCAATCAATTGTTTTCTGTCACTTGCAAAAATGCTGTTTCGATCCTTGGGACATAGCAATAACTTTTGCATTACATATGATTTCGCATGCTCAAGGATTGGCataattcttatttcctatccatgaaaaagaatataacgagaatatcggtcagagaccgaagacttatcgatcgaaagttaggggatcccccaaaacagcgctcttactccatactgacaccttgtgtcccatcactaattaatcaataactcgctaattatacgacataattctcCCAAAACCAATAGGCTTTAGGTCCAAGATATCATGAaggcacatgcaaaatctggagcagattcaatctcgctttcgtgagatatcgcgtgcatctgacagacagacagacagacatacatacagacaaatacctatcaacatacttaccgatcttaagatcgataagtaacaagttGCGTGGCCcattaagtaaaaaaaaagtatgCCATTTCCGCTCTTGCAAGCTTGGGACACAGTGACTTAACCTTCCTGTAACGTTATAATTATAACCCAGATATGTGTAAgcctaaatatttaaaatgtccgACATTCTCCTTattcatgataaaaaaataaggtTAATAAGAAGTTTGCTATTCAATGAAAAAAGTTCACCAGGGACTATACTCAGAGATATTCGAGAGAGTATTTATGACCTCGCTTgattaaaatcaaataaaaaaaattcccattttCTTCCAGGTACAAAAAATATCTTGAGAAAGCGAAGACAGTTATCCGAACGTTGGATCCGAACAAAAACCAACAGCAATCTGGAACTCAAATGGAGAAACTGAAAGCTCAGTTGAATGAAAAGGATAAATTGCTCAAACAGGCTGAAGTAAGTTTTTCTTTAATCCAAtgttttccaaactttttcattaaattcCTCTCTTTGGCTATTTTAGAACCCTCTATTCATCCCTCACTGCACTAGGGGTTTGTTTGTCTTGGCCCACCTAGACGGCCATAGAGATATTCTGGCAGCTGCCAGCACTAAGTAGCCTACACAATCACTGCTTCAATCCAAAATAATTCTTTGGGGGTTAAAAGGAAAACTAGTTATTTATATAGAAAAGCCACAAGTGTTGAGAATCTTGGAAGAGGCCATGCTTCATGAAAACTTCCACACCAATGCCATACATGTTAGcggtgttccctctaaggtgtgcgcgtgtgcgctcGCACACAGCTTttagaggctgcgcacacgcatagatttactgcgcacagaagtatttcgatgtaatgtaacaatgctctcggttggcaggttgagaaagtttgttgttggcccacttattacccggttagaacgccaaaatttcttcattggtttttgtacaaatattagtcatttcccaaaaagtgcgcacacaccaaaatttctgtgcacagatactacaaaaaattagagggaacattgcatgtttgtgtttttttatgcatttttgtttattttattttacagcaAGAAAGAGAGAAAACCAAACAGACTAGAGATCAAGAAGAAAGGATGATTGTGAATGCCTGGTATAATATGGTAAGTGAGGGGTCCTAGGATAGCATTCTTGGTCATATTGTCAGAGGTCCCGGATTAGAATCTATCTGAGTTATGGATTGAATTCCTAAATCATTGTACATTGTAGagttataaatatataagtgCCTACAACTATCCTTTTTCCTGGAATATGAGTTCTTCAACCGAGGGCTCGGGTAGTTGGGTAGACGAGTGGTGTTTTTTGCAAGTATCACAGTCCTAGTTGGGTCGggattgaaattttcaatatgaaTGCAAATTCCAATTTAACAAATCCAAGCCATAAT
Encoded here:
- the LOC120334829 gene encoding protein Hook homolog 3-like isoform X2, with the protein product MDEHEILCDSLMTWLSNFDVPAPHQYPHEVTDGVAIAQILGQIDGEFFDTAWLSRIKEDVGDNFRLKTNNLKKVLNHMIDYFREVTGNELVGFQLPDLMAISEQTDKQQLGRLLQLILGVVVNCSKKQHYIEEIMQLDEDVQHVVMTAIQELMQHYVPCGSENNDTANSDMSQELQSLRQRMTELIAEKEEMAQRCHELDNQLTTISIEHTTLQSDHAMLFDQVALLHEEKSNIQLENEQLQERLSAEHFDDPTSPASVRHTQMLQQIEILQEETYRLESARDDFKLRCEVLERELTESQTRVDDLSTLADESRMLKDEIDYLRSASIKATKLEATVETYKTKLKELGDLRGQVKLLEDKNTSFMEQTVQLEEELRKANAARVQLDTYKRQVLDLHNKLSEETRRADKAEFEVKTRSEKIKNLEAEKERLSIERDSLQETNDELQMTSHQQGSKSVTQETLLGSGDSGSDGFSMNPLEMKEKLIRLQHENKMLQARQVELGDERTAELTSKLEVANARINELETETRLSNQRSLELQNQVKDLQSDLQDKGSQLEDNAALRKKLEEHLVKLRDRDSELQNKKAYIEEIEPQVSAGDRQVNELKELLKKKEDDMRNMEERYKKYLEKAKTVIRTLDPNKNQQQSGTQMEKLKAQLNEKDKLLKQAEQEREKTKQTRDQEERMIVNAWYNMGMKLHRKAVDERLSHTNPGQSFLARQRQASAARRSHPGSAASYLTKA
- the LOC120334829 gene encoding protein Hook homolog 3-like isoform X3, translated to MDEHEILCDSLMTWLSNFDVPAPHQYPHEVTDGVAIAQILGQIDGEFFDTAWLSRIKEDVGDNFRLKTNNLKKVLNHMIDYFREVTGNELVGFQLPDLMAISEQTDKQQLGRLLQLILGVVVNCSKKQHYIEEIMQLDEDVQHVVMTAIQELMQHYVPCGSENNDTANSDMSQELQSLRQRMTELIAEKEEMAQRCHELDNQVALLHEEKSNIQLENEQLQERLSAEHFDDPTSPASVRHTQMLQQIEILQEETYRLESARDDFKLRCEVLERELTESQTRVDDLSTLADESRMLKDEIDYLRSASIKATKLEATVETYKTKLKELGDLRGQVKLLEDKNTSFMEQTVQLEEELRKANAARVQLDTYKRQVLDLHNKLSEETRRADKAEFEVKTRSEKIKNLEAEKERLSIERDSLQETNDELQMTSHQQGSKSVTQETLLGSGDSGSDGFSMNPLEMKEKLIRLQHENKMLQARQVELGDERTAELTSKLEVANARINELETETRLSNQRSLELQNQVKDLQSDLQDKGSQLEDNAALRKKLEEHLVKLRDRDSELQNKKAYIEEIEPQVSAGDRQVNELKELLKKKEDDMRNMEERYKKYLEKAKTVIRTLDPNKNQQQSGTQMEKLKAQLNEKDKLLKQAEQEREKTKQTRDQEERMIVNAWYNMGMKLHRKAVDERLSHTNPGQSFLARQRQASAARRSHPGSAASSIVTSRW